One Gloeobacter morelensis MG652769 DNA window includes the following coding sequences:
- a CDS encoding type II toxin-antitoxin system VapC family toxin: MAELYLLDTNVLVHFIRKSPKGQAVEAKYGLLSTQIVSQICIVTAGELQSLALQWNWGPAPLIRLNNLLMRLAQVPLDYPGLIDAYAAIDSWSLSRGRRMGKNDLWIAAAAAVTGAQLLTTDSDFDYLDGTFLNRERV; the protein is encoded by the coding sequence ATGGCAGAACTCTATCTTCTCGATACTAATGTCCTGGTGCACTTTATTCGCAAGTCTCCAAAAGGACAAGCCGTTGAAGCTAAATACGGCCTGCTCTCCACACAAATCGTTTCGCAGATCTGTATCGTCACCGCAGGCGAACTGCAATCCCTTGCCCTCCAGTGGAACTGGGGACCGGCCCCGCTAATCAGGTTGAACAACTTGCTGATGCGTTTGGCACAAGTACCGCTGGATTATCCCGGTTTGATCGACGCGTACGCTGCTATCGACTCCTGGAGTCTCAGCAGGGGTCGGCGCATGGGAAAGAACGACCTGTGGATCGCGGCGGCGGCGGCAGTGACCGGTGCGCAGCTGCTGACCACCGACAGCGATTTTGATTACCTGGACGGGACTTTTCTGAACAGAGAGCGTGTGTAG
- a CDS encoding IS4 family transposase, producing MLPLFYQHLLKERLAYDQVIFLQLLVHTLQRQQHLCIQRLAEALPLTIKTDSRRKAIQRFLLLPKLNIWHLWLPLLALIIQRFADNPHRLILAIDRTNWYKYNLLMVALIWQKRAIPIYWRLLNHDGNSSLAERRSVLRPVFRFFCSKSIVVLGDREFGSVDFARWLQAENVAYCLRLKQSEWLRYSEEAPWRCLANIHLEPGQTLWYKGVTLVKKKRFGPVNIVGKLGFQPGSRKPYHEPWWLLTNLATPQEAIAWYRCRWGIEEMFRDCKSGGYNLEKLRVEPRRFKRLLLVLAVAMSVSVLRGQRLKAQGVEKYVSRVSERGRSIRRRSTFAAGLHSEVWLEGMASCQSLVEQLMDMRKKWRQRYREGQRAVMLLQSTS from the coding sequence ATGTTGCCTCTATTCTACCAACACTTGCTCAAAGAGCGACTTGCCTACGACCAGGTCATCTTCCTTCAGCTGCTTGTCCATACTCTACAACGTCAACAGCACCTCTGCATCCAACGACTGGCCGAGGCGCTTCCCCTGACGATCAAGACCGACAGCAGGCGCAAAGCCATCCAACGCTTTCTGCTGCTTCCCAAACTCAACATCTGGCACCTCTGGCTGCCCTTGCTTGCCCTGATTATCCAACGCTTTGCCGATAATCCTCATCGCCTTATCCTTGCTATCGACCGCACCAACTGGTACAAGTACAATCTGCTGATGGTTGCTCTTATCTGGCAAAAACGCGCCATCCCCATTTACTGGAGGCTACTGAACCATGACGGCAATTCCAGTTTGGCTGAGCGCAGAAGTGTGCTTCGGCCTGTTTTCCGATTTTTCTGCTCCAAATCGATTGTGGTCCTCGGGGACCGCGAGTTCGGTTCTGTCGATTTCGCCCGGTGGCTCCAGGCGGAAAACGTCGCTTACTGTCTGCGGTTGAAGCAAAGCGAGTGGTTGCGGTACTCCGAGGAAGCACCCTGGCGATGCCTGGCGAATATCCATCTTGAACCTGGACAAACTCTTTGGTACAAAGGGGTGACTCTGGTCAAGAAGAAGCGATTCGGGCCGGTGAACATCGTTGGTAAACTCGGATTCCAACCTGGCAGTAGAAAGCCGTACCACGAACCGTGGTGGCTGTTGACTAACCTGGCAACACCGCAAGAGGCTATTGCCTGGTACCGTTGTCGCTGGGGCATCGAGGAGATGTTTCGAGATTGCAAAAGCGGCGGTTACAATCTGGAGAAGTTGCGGGTGGAGCCACGGCGCTTCAAGCGACTGTTATTGGTGCTTGCCGTGGCGATGAGTGTGTCGGTGTTGCGTGGACAACGCCTGAAGGCTCAAGGAGTAGAAAAGTACGTGTCGCGGGTGTCGGAGCGAGGTAGAAGTATTAGACGTCGCAGCACGTTTGCAGCCGGGTTGCACAGTGAAGTGTGGCTCGAAGGGATGGCGAGCTGCCAGTCACTGGTAGAGCAATTGATGGACATGCGTAAGAAATGGCGGCAACGATATCGCGAGGGTCAGCGGGCTGTGATGCTCTTGCAGTCCACTTCTTAG
- a CDS encoding DUF3800 domain-containing protein — MKNQKDDAFIENSSKKKHSKEQKREKEIERLLAQLAASDLKQIRPRVAFILNHFEETRDSDVALMYKYWEVFYPELVAQDGGVNKKTMYRIEKPSSITRARAKIQNEYKLFLGSQEVQVRRRSLDAEHREAQIADKPSVLKVLFWADESGKNDKYLLVGGLCATDAVESARMAISLQKWKQEQNINYEFHFVEATKIKLEQYKHFFKLALASSHFFGFKAIAIPREGLIKRSYDDLICDAYYQLVHQGLEHELSSRRMSFPRNFTLYKDSEDSKDQIMEAKLRQSLQANFERYFNGKITFENYQAVSSKGNLFMQLSDLFIGSINRVLNKDDAQKRNHKDELAEYILDLLQLPVSRAENVKNDFAFLEILGTQEATFSRTYQ, encoded by the coding sequence ATGAAAAATCAAAAAGATGACGCTTTTATTGAAAATTCAAGTAAGAAGAAACATTCTAAGGAACAAAAGAGAGAAAAGGAAATAGAGCGATTGCTAGCCCAACTTGCGGCTAGTGATTTGAAGCAAATTCGCCCCAGAGTGGCATTTATACTAAACCATTTTGAGGAGACACGTGATTCTGATGTCGCCTTAATGTATAAATATTGGGAAGTATTTTATCCTGAATTAGTTGCTCAAGACGGTGGAGTTAACAAGAAGACAATGTACAGAATCGAAAAACCTAGCTCTATTACAAGAGCGAGAGCCAAAATCCAAAACGAATACAAGCTATTTCTGGGCAGTCAAGAAGTTCAAGTCCGCAGAAGAAGTCTAGATGCAGAACATAGAGAAGCGCAAATTGCCGACAAGCCTAGTGTCCTCAAAGTTCTATTTTGGGCAGATGAGAGCGGAAAGAACGATAAATATTTGTTGGTTGGCGGCTTGTGCGCCACAGATGCTGTAGAAAGTGCTCGTATGGCGATTAGCTTGCAAAAATGGAAACAGGAGCAGAATATAAATTACGAGTTCCATTTTGTAGAAGCAACAAAAATAAAGCTTGAACAGTACAAGCATTTTTTTAAGTTAGCTCTTGCCTCTTCCCACTTTTTTGGCTTTAAAGCAATTGCCATTCCTAGGGAAGGATTGATAAAACGCAGTTATGATGATTTGATTTGTGATGCTTATTATCAGCTTGTCCATCAAGGATTAGAACATGAATTAAGTTCAAGAAGAATGTCTTTTCCTAGAAACTTTACGCTTTACAAAGATTCAGAAGATAGCAAAGACCAAATAATGGAAGCGAAACTAAGGCAAAGCCTGCAGGCTAATTTTGAGCGTTATTTTAATGGAAAAATAACGTTTGAAAACTACCAAGCAGTTAGCTCGAAGGGCAATTTGTTTATGCAATTATCGGATTTATTTATAGGGAGTATTAATCGTGTTTTAAACAAAGATGATGCACAGAAACGCAACCATAAAGATGAATTGGCAGAGTACATTCTTGATCTCCTGCAGTTACCAGTTTCAAGAGCAGAAAACGTCAAAAATGACTTTGCATTCCTTGAGATTTTGGGTACCCAAGAAGCAACTTTTAGTCGGACTTATCAATAG
- a CDS encoding helix-turn-helix domain-containing protein — translation MPHKIHLSADEDLALLALSQNSTVPSRVRQRAEALRLSARDWTVPRIAEFFHCHQQTIRETFQRWWDGGIEGLYEAPGRGGKSRCTQEDLACLEKRILEDEQTYNARQLSELLLAERGVSMSAVPLRRALKKMATSGNAHAKVLVERIQSSGRRGKNSSTSSKRRQKMVSSD, via the coding sequence ATGCCTCATAAGATCCATCTCTCTGCCGATGAAGACCTGGCCTTGCTCGCACTTTCTCAGAACAGTACGGTACCGTCTCGGGTTCGACAGCGGGCTGAAGCCCTCAGATTGTCCGCAAGAGATTGGACGGTACCTCGCATCGCAGAATTCTTCCATTGCCATCAGCAGACGATACGTGAGACGTTTCAGCGTTGGTGGGATGGTGGCATTGAAGGTCTTTATGAAGCTCCCGGTCGTGGCGGGAAATCAAGATGCACGCAAGAGGACTTGGCCTGTCTTGAGAAGCGCATTCTCGAAGACGAGCAAACGTACAACGCTCGGCAGTTGTCCGAGTTGCTTTTGGCGGAGCGCGGGGTCAGTATGTCCGCGGTGCCGCTGCGCAGGGCGCTAAAAAAAATGGCTACGTCTGGAAACGCACACGCAAAAGTCCTGGTGGAGCGGATCCAAAGCTCCGGCAGGAGAGGCAAAAACAGCTCGACGAGCTCAAAGCGTCGGCAGAAGATGGTTTCATCCGATTAA
- the nadD gene encoding nicotinate (nicotinamide) nucleotide adenylyltransferase, which yields MGERLGIFGGTFNPVHRGHLAMAHAARERCKLDQILWVPAAQPPHKPLAGGASIDERVEMVRLAIAGEAGMALSLVDARRPGPSYAIDTLRLLQEQYPGAQWYWLLGQDGLADLPGWYRAAELIPRCRWIVVPRPGSGADPKQAMADLTERFGEMFALLTGFECDISSTQVREQLATGRAGWEKLLSKPVAVYIHRRGLYGLSASA from the coding sequence ATGGGCGAGCGGCTCGGAATCTTCGGCGGCACCTTCAATCCGGTCCACCGGGGACACCTTGCCATGGCCCACGCCGCGCGCGAGCGCTGCAAACTCGATCAAATCCTCTGGGTACCGGCGGCCCAGCCGCCCCACAAACCCCTGGCCGGGGGAGCCTCGATCGACGAGCGCGTCGAGATGGTGCGCCTTGCGATTGCCGGAGAGGCGGGCATGGCACTGTCGCTGGTGGACGCGCGCCGACCTGGCCCTTCCTACGCGATTGACACCCTCAGGCTTCTGCAGGAGCAGTACCCGGGAGCGCAATGGTACTGGCTGCTCGGCCAGGACGGCCTTGCCGATTTGCCGGGCTGGTACCGCGCCGCCGAACTTATCCCCCGCTGTCGCTGGATCGTTGTACCCCGCCCCGGCAGCGGAGCGGATCCCAAGCAGGCGATGGCGGATCTCACCGAGCGCTTTGGGGAAATGTTCGCCCTGCTTACAGGTTTCGAGTGCGATATTTCCTCGACGCAGGTGCGCGAGCAACTCGCTACAGGCCGGGCAGGGTGGGAAAAGCTACTGAGCAAGCCGGTGGCTGTCTATATTCACAGGCGCGGTCTCTACGGTCTATCTGCGAGCGCCTAG
- the miaB gene encoding tRNA (N6-isopentenyl adenosine(37)-C2)-methylthiotransferase MiaB encodes MQSTTNPQGKTACLVTFGCQMNKADSERMAGALTHLGYRIVEESDCADLVLFNTCTIRDNAEQKVYSYLGQQAKRKQRDPHITLVLAGCVAQQEGEKLLRRVPELDLVMGPQHVNRLSDLLERVAEGEQVVATEPIEILEDITKPRRDSAVTAWVNIIYGCNEGCTYCIVPSVRGREQSRTPEAIKAEICELGELGFKEVTLLGQNIDAYGRDIGTNLAVLLRFIHDAPGIERLRFATSHPRYFSDELIATCAALPKVCEHFHIPFQSGDNEVLRRMARGYTHQKYRAIIEKIRATTPDAAVSADLIVGFPGETEEQFENSLRLVDELEFDALNTAAYSPRPGTPAARWPGQLDDEVKQDRLQRVNRLVAQKAFERSQRYLGRTEQVLVEETNPRDPSQVAGRTRTNRLVFFAGELAKLRGQLVDVQITAARAFSLTGTAI; translated from the coding sequence ATGCAATCCACCACCAACCCCCAGGGCAAAACCGCCTGCCTCGTCACCTTCGGCTGCCAGATGAACAAGGCCGACTCCGAGCGCATGGCCGGGGCACTCACCCACCTGGGCTACCGGATCGTCGAAGAGAGCGACTGCGCCGACCTGGTCCTGTTCAACACCTGCACCATCCGCGACAACGCCGAGCAAAAGGTCTATTCCTACCTGGGCCAGCAGGCTAAGCGCAAACAGCGCGACCCGCACATCACGCTGGTATTGGCGGGCTGCGTGGCCCAGCAGGAGGGCGAAAAATTGCTCCGGCGGGTGCCGGAACTGGACCTGGTGATGGGACCGCAGCACGTCAATCGCCTTTCGGATTTGCTCGAGCGGGTGGCTGAGGGCGAGCAGGTGGTGGCCACCGAACCTATCGAAATTCTCGAAGATATCACCAAGCCCCGCCGCGACAGCGCCGTCACCGCCTGGGTCAACATCATCTACGGCTGCAACGAAGGGTGTACCTACTGCATCGTGCCCTCGGTGCGCGGGCGCGAACAATCGCGTACCCCCGAAGCGATCAAGGCCGAAATTTGCGAGCTGGGTGAACTGGGCTTTAAAGAAGTGACCCTGCTGGGCCAAAATATCGACGCCTACGGCCGCGACATCGGCACCAATCTGGCTGTACTGCTGCGCTTCATCCACGACGCGCCGGGTATCGAACGCCTGCGCTTCGCCACTTCCCACCCGCGCTACTTCAGCGACGAACTGATTGCCACCTGTGCCGCACTGCCGAAAGTGTGCGAGCACTTTCATATTCCTTTTCAGTCAGGCGATAACGAAGTACTCCGGCGCATGGCCCGCGGGTACACCCATCAAAAATACCGCGCCATTATCGAGAAAATTCGCGCCACCACGCCCGATGCTGCCGTCTCGGCGGATCTGATTGTGGGCTTTCCCGGTGAAACCGAAGAGCAGTTTGAAAATTCCCTGCGCCTGGTGGACGAACTCGAATTCGACGCCCTCAACACGGCGGCCTACTCGCCCCGCCCCGGCACCCCGGCGGCGCGCTGGCCGGGACAACTGGACGACGAGGTGAAGCAGGACCGCCTGCAGCGCGTCAACCGGCTGGTGGCCCAAAAAGCCTTCGAGCGCTCCCAGCGCTATCTGGGCCGCACCGAGCAGGTACTGGTAGAAGAGACCAACCCCCGCGACCCATCCCAGGTGGCAGGCCGCACCCGCACCAACCGCCTGGTCTTTTTTGCGGGCGAACTGGCGAAACTGCGCGGCCAACTGGTCGATGTGCAGATCACCGCGGCGCGCGCCTTTTCGCTGACGGGCACGGCAATCTAA
- the fabF gene encoding beta-ketoacyl-ACP synthase II, with protein sequence MEKKRVVVTGVGAVTPLGNTAADFWGGLLAGRSGVAPISLFDPSRHDARIAAEVKNFDPHQYLEKKEVKRTVRFTQMAVAASKQAVADAALAINEFNSEQVGVIIGNGTGGMEWLEQQDGILREQGPSRVSPFMVPLFIANMAAGFTAIQLGAKGPNSCTVTACAAGSNAIGDAFRLIQYGEAQAVICGGTEACITPLVVAGFAASRALSTRNDEPETASRPFDLNRDGFVIGEGAGILVLEELSHALARGARIYAEICGYAMTCDAYHMTSPAPAGEGAARAIRLALKDAGVFADQVSYINAHGTSTPLNDTNETQAIKTVLGEAAYGVAVSSTKSMTGHLLGGSGGIEAVATALAVYHEIAPPTINLETPDPSCDLDYVPGVARAMPIEVALSNSFGFGGHNVTLVFKKFRD encoded by the coding sequence ATGGAAAAAAAGCGGGTGGTGGTGACCGGCGTCGGCGCGGTGACGCCTCTTGGCAACACGGCGGCCGACTTCTGGGGAGGCTTGCTCGCAGGCCGTTCCGGCGTGGCACCTATCAGTCTGTTTGACCCGAGCCGCCACGACGCGCGCATCGCAGCCGAGGTCAAAAATTTTGATCCCCACCAGTACCTCGAAAAAAAAGAAGTCAAGCGCACGGTGCGCTTTACCCAGATGGCGGTGGCTGCGAGCAAGCAGGCGGTTGCCGACGCGGCGCTTGCCATCAACGAATTCAACAGCGAACAGGTCGGGGTGATCATCGGCAACGGCACCGGCGGCATGGAGTGGCTGGAGCAGCAGGACGGCATCCTGCGCGAGCAGGGACCCAGCCGCGTCTCGCCCTTTATGGTGCCGCTGTTTATCGCCAACATGGCCGCCGGTTTCACCGCCATTCAGCTGGGCGCCAAAGGCCCCAATTCCTGCACCGTCACCGCCTGCGCCGCCGGCTCCAACGCCATCGGCGACGCCTTTCGGCTTATCCAGTACGGTGAAGCCCAGGCGGTGATCTGCGGAGGCACCGAGGCGTGCATCACCCCGCTGGTGGTGGCGGGCTTCGCCGCCTCGCGCGCCCTTTCGACCCGCAACGACGAACCTGAAACAGCGAGCCGGCCTTTCGATTTAAACCGCGACGGCTTTGTGATCGGTGAGGGGGCGGGCATTCTGGTGCTCGAAGAACTCAGCCACGCCCTGGCGCGCGGCGCGCGCATCTACGCCGAAATCTGCGGCTACGCGATGACCTGCGACGCCTATCATATGACCTCGCCCGCACCGGCCGGCGAAGGGGCCGCTCGGGCCATCCGGCTGGCGCTCAAGGACGCAGGCGTGTTTGCGGACCAGGTGAGCTATATCAACGCCCACGGCACCAGTACGCCACTCAACGACACCAACGAGACCCAGGCGATTAAGACCGTGCTGGGGGAGGCTGCTTACGGCGTGGCGGTCAGCTCCACCAAATCGATGACCGGCCACCTGCTGGGCGGATCCGGGGGCATCGAGGCAGTGGCCACGGCCCTGGCTGTTTACCACGAAATCGCGCCGCCTACTATCAACCTTGAGACCCCCGACCCGAGCTGCGACCTCGACTACGTGCCGGGGGTCGCCCGGGCGATGCCCATCGAGGTGGCTCTATCGAATTCCTTCGGCTTCGGCGGCCACAACGTCACGCTGGTCTTCAAGAAATTCCGCGATTAA
- a CDS encoding DUF29 domain-containing protein, translating into MHESLYETDFYAWTQVQAKAIRARAFELVDIENLVEEVESLGRREKQQLEKRLSVLIGHLLKWQFQPQRRSNSWLATIREQRRKIRRLLLENPSLQPAMVELESEAYKDGLDLAVRETDLPFEIFSGVCPYALEDVLDDAFLPADDSSQTLE; encoded by the coding sequence GTGCATGAGAGCTTGTACGAGACGGACTTTTACGCGTGGACCCAGGTTCAGGCAAAAGCAATCCGCGCGCGGGCTTTTGAACTGGTCGACATCGAAAATCTCGTTGAGGAGGTCGAGTCGTTGGGCCGCCGCGAGAAGCAGCAGCTTGAGAAACGGCTGAGCGTTCTTATCGGTCATCTGCTGAAGTGGCAGTTCCAGCCGCAGCGGCGCAGCAACAGCTGGCTGGCTACGATCCGTGAGCAGCGGCGCAAAATTCGAAGACTGCTATTGGAAAATCCAAGTTTACAACCTGCAATGGTGGAGCTGGAGTCTGAGGCTTACAAAGATGGCCTGGATCTGGCCGTGCGCGAAACAGATTTACCTTTTGAGATATTTTCGGGTGTCTGTCCCTACGCCCTCGAAGACGTTTTAGACGATGCCTTTCTCCCCGCCGACGATTCGTCCCAGACATTAGAATAA
- a CDS encoding Uma2 family endonuclease, producing the protein MIQPVASEFPGSPIESFLPPPVDLWSDEPPMESDRHRKQMDLLIRSLECWWQDRQNFYCSGNLTIYYSLTQRKSSDFRGPDFFVVLGCERRERRSWTVWQEGGRLPNVIVEILSASTAAIDRGLKKQIYQDVLRVPEYFWFDPETLEWCGFHLVEGQYEPLEPDGHGRLWSRQLELYLGSHNTQLRFFTPNGQLVLLQEELVALQAEQERQAREQAVQMAEQERQAREQAVQMAEQERQAKEKLARYLRERGIDPDTL; encoded by the coding sequence GTGATCCAGCCCGTTGCTTCTGAATTTCCAGGCTCGCCCATCGAGTCTTTTCTCCCCCCTCCTGTCGATCTCTGGAGCGATGAGCCTCCGATGGAGTCCGACCGCCACCGCAAGCAGATGGACCTGCTCATCCGCTCTTTGGAGTGTTGGTGGCAGGACCGGCAGAACTTCTATTGCTCGGGCAACCTGACGATTTACTACAGCCTCACCCAGCGAAAGTCCTCGGACTTTCGCGGGCCGGATTTTTTTGTGGTGCTCGGCTGTGAGCGGCGGGAGCGGCGCAGCTGGACGGTCTGGCAGGAAGGAGGCCGTCTGCCCAATGTGATCGTCGAAATTTTGTCCGCCTCGACGGCCGCCATCGACAGGGGCCTCAAAAAGCAAATCTACCAGGACGTCCTGCGGGTGCCCGAGTATTTTTGGTTCGACCCTGAAACTCTGGAGTGGTGCGGCTTCCATCTGGTCGAGGGTCAGTATGAGCCCCTGGAGCCGGATGGGCACGGTCGGCTGTGGAGTCGGCAACTGGAGCTATACCTGGGAAGCCACAACACTCAACTGCGCTTTTTCACACCCAACGGTCAGCTGGTGCTCCTGCAGGAAGAATTGGTTGCCCTACAAGCCGAACAGGAGCGACAGGCTAGAGAACAGGCCGTCCAGATGGCCGAACAGGAGCGACAGGCTAGAGAACAGGCCGTCCAGATGGCCGAACAGGAGCGACAGGCCAAAGAAAAGCTCGCCCGGTACCTGCGGGAACGGGGCATCGATCCTGATACCCTCTGA
- the murQ gene encoding N-acetylmuramic acid 6-phosphate etherase, whose amino-acid sequence MAEWLPERAHLVTEQVNRDSARLDQLDSLSLVELFCREDERVVPAVRAAAPAIARAIDVVAAALRGGGRLFYIGAGTSGRLGVLDASECPPTFCTDPDRVQGIIAGGMAALTRSIEGAEDDPEAGAAELAARALSAADVVVGISAGGTAPYVTGALAYARSLGAGTVFVACVPTSQIPERWDIEIRVPVGPEVLAGSTRLKAGTATKLVLNILSTGAMVRLGKTYGNLMVDVAVTNQKLRDRAVRILTTLTELERTAALALLEASGLRVKVALLMHWSGRDAATCAEALGATGGLLPAAHEKLQGR is encoded by the coding sequence ATGGCTGAATGGCTGCCCGAGCGTGCGCATCTGGTTACCGAGCAAGTCAATCGCGATAGTGCCCGACTCGACCAGCTCGACAGCCTGTCACTGGTCGAGTTGTTCTGCCGCGAGGACGAGCGGGTGGTGCCGGCCGTGCGGGCTGCCGCCCCCGCCATCGCCCGGGCCATCGATGTCGTCGCTGCCGCTTTACGCGGCGGGGGGCGCTTATTTTATATCGGAGCGGGCACCAGCGGCCGGCTCGGGGTGCTCGACGCAAGCGAGTGCCCGCCGACTTTTTGTACCGACCCCGATCGGGTGCAGGGGATCATCGCCGGGGGAATGGCCGCCCTCACCCGCAGCATCGAAGGGGCCGAGGACGACCCCGAGGCGGGAGCGGCCGAGCTTGCGGCGCGCGCTCTGAGTGCTGCGGATGTGGTGGTGGGTATCAGCGCCGGGGGCACGGCTCCCTACGTCACAGGTGCCCTCGCCTACGCCCGCTCGCTGGGGGCCGGCACGGTCTTCGTAGCCTGCGTGCCCACAAGCCAGATTCCCGAGCGCTGGGACATCGAGATTCGGGTGCCGGTGGGGCCGGAGGTGCTCGCCGGTTCGACGCGCCTCAAGGCGGGCACTGCCACCAAGCTCGTACTCAATATTCTTTCGACCGGAGCCATGGTCCGCCTCGGCAAGACCTACGGCAACTTGATGGTCGATGTGGCGGTCACCAACCAGAAGCTGCGTGATCGGGCCGTGCGCATCCTGACTACCCTTACGGAGCTTGAGCGCACCGCCGCCCTCGCTTTGCTCGAAGCGAGCGGCCTGCGAGTCAAAGTTGCCTTACTGATGCACTGGAGCGGGCGCGATGCGGCCACCTGTGCCGAGGCGCTCGGTGCGACGGGCGGGTTGCTGCCCGCCGCCCACGAGAAGCTGCAAGGCAGATAG
- a CDS encoding photosystem II q(b) protein, whose amino-acid sequence MVAILERLRPKGYWDRFCNWVTSTDNRFYLGWFGVVMVPCMFAAAICFLAAIVAAPPVVVDGLGRMVSGSLLDGNNLITAAVLPTSPAIGLHLYPVWSAPSLDEWLLNGGPYQLIVLHFLVAVACYLGRLWEFSYRLGMRPWIAVAFSAPASAAFAICLIYPIGQGAFASGMPLGITGTFNWMLQLQAAHDILNHPLHMLAVTGVLGAACLCAFDGSVVTSSFVSRTSDEESVNQGYRFGQAEETYSPWAAYGFVGRLAIGPAGMINPRMVAAFLAVYATVGVWCGTALVTAVAFNLDGFRYRPIIESQGYRAIPTWADVVKRAGAGIENSMEPGTMAVSELVHRSAQRWAPKP is encoded by the coding sequence ATGGTTGCGATACTTGAAAGACTGCGTCCCAAGGGATATTGGGACCGTTTTTGCAACTGGGTCACCAGCACCGATAACCGCTTTTATCTCGGCTGGTTCGGTGTCGTGATGGTACCGTGCATGTTTGCTGCGGCCATCTGTTTTCTCGCGGCGATCGTTGCGGCGCCGCCGGTGGTCGTCGATGGTCTGGGCCGCATGGTGAGCGGTTCGCTGCTCGACGGCAACAATCTGATCACCGCGGCGGTTCTGCCTACTTCCCCGGCTATCGGGTTGCACCTGTATCCCGTTTGGTCCGCACCGTCGCTCGACGAGTGGCTGCTCAACGGCGGACCCTACCAGCTCATCGTACTGCACTTTCTGGTGGCGGTGGCCTGCTACCTGGGCCGGTTGTGGGAATTTTCCTACCGGCTGGGCATGCGCCCCTGGATCGCGGTGGCCTTCAGCGCTCCTGCCTCCGCCGCCTTCGCTATTTGCCTTATTTATCCCATCGGTCAGGGGGCATTCGCGAGCGGCATGCCTTTGGGGATTACCGGGACTTTTAACTGGATGCTGCAGCTGCAGGCGGCGCACGATATTCTCAACCACCCGCTGCACATGCTCGCGGTGACCGGTGTGCTCGGTGCCGCCTGTTTGTGCGCCTTCGACGGTTCGGTGGTCACCTCGTCCTTTGTCAGCCGCACCAGCGACGAAGAATCGGTCAATCAGGGCTACCGCTTCGGCCAGGCCGAGGAGACCTACAGCCCCTGGGCGGCCTACGGTTTTGTCGGCCGCCTGGCCATTGGCCCGGCCGGGATGATTAACCCGCGCATGGTGGCGGCTTTTCTGGCGGTCTATGCAACCGTGGGCGTCTGGTGCGGCACGGCCCTGGTGACGGCGGTGGCCTTCAACCTCGATGGTTTTCGCTATCGGCCGATTATCGAGAGCCAGGGTTACCGTGCCATTCCCACCTGGGCAGATGTAGTGAAGCGCGCCGGGGCGGGTATCGAAAACTCGATGGAGCCCGGCACGATGGCCGTCTCCGAACTGGTGCACCGCTCAGCCCAGCGCTGGGCTCCCAAGCCCTAG
- a CDS encoding rubrerythrin family protein — MTLNYQEDFLGIDRFFQEATYHDQTDLNAASSIEVEIYEHECMYPTFAEIARQSGASEVAGMFEAIAREEKEHADLLRELYPQLEIKDSPETAEARRLVGEIEAQMAVVSTDPRGLRRALETALEVESIEATKTYPAFARLAREQGKEEIAQRFDSITASEQRHMQWVQRALDRLVSA; from the coding sequence ATGACGCTCAATTATCAGGAAGATTTTCTCGGGATCGATCGGTTCTTTCAAGAAGCGACGTACCACGACCAGACCGATTTGAACGCGGCCTCTTCGATCGAAGTGGAGATCTACGAGCACGAGTGCATGTACCCGACCTTTGCCGAAATCGCCCGTCAGTCGGGAGCGAGCGAAGTTGCCGGCATGTTCGAGGCGATCGCCCGCGAAGAGAAGGAGCACGCCGATCTATTGCGCGAACTCTATCCGCAATTGGAGATTAAAGATTCCCCCGAGACCGCCGAGGCGCGGCGGCTGGTGGGTGAAATCGAAGCCCAGATGGCCGTGGTGAGCACCGACCCGCGCGGCCTGCGCCGGGCGTTGGAAACCGCCCTGGAAGTCGAATCGATCGAGGCCACCAAGACCTACCCGGCCTTCGCCCGTCTCGCGCGCGAGCAGGGTAAAGAGGAGATCGCCCAGCGCTTCGATTCCATCACCGCAAGTGAACAGCGCCATATGCAGTGGGTGCAGCGCGCCCTCGACCGGCTGGTCAGCGCCTGA